From the Huiozyma naganishii CBS 8797 chromosome 2, complete genome genome, one window contains:
- the RAD7 gene encoding UV-damaged DNA-binding protein RAD7 (similar to Saccharomyces cerevisiae RAD7 (YJR052W); ancestral locus Anc_1.492), whose protein sequence is MYRSRNRGKGNNIKGPNSALTQFLKEEGISAETIRQRWIDQQEASAKAEPLKNADSKDDYSADAGKRLEHLVDEDNVHPDLDSGEDSEDNDNALVRTNRKRPITDDSDEEEITQTEGSPSIARPSLEKRGNRADQRANNKKILEARRRRKRKAEDLLDKKESKVPTLQDLCLELITNNIISWQDNSHNNKANPIFAQLRERLGGVSTKNLALLSQALSKNRALNDYTLQLFLKTDLTELTFHDCSNISYDGYKTLAVFSPHITSLSLQMCGQLNNEALLYICEKLPNLHSLYLDGPFLINDATWNAFFTNMKGRLRAFHISNTHRFTDENLESLLSNCHNELVSLGLSRLDSVFNYAMIPQYLDNENFHTLSIQYPYNEEDVSDEVIVNIVGQVGKNLKSLTLNGCLDLTDSMIINGLGAFASGVAGVNSLLEVLRIEELDQVTSDALVYFLSQVSLPNLKELSLKRCLQLDDAAIEELLLNAASSSLQKISLNSLKSLTKSALKNLKCPNLKYLDLGFVRAVDDEIIELLGEQNPNLKVIEVFGDNLITANVEPRPGITLVGRQSDSM, encoded by the coding sequence ATGTATAGGAGCAGGAATAGAGGGAAGGGCAACAACATTAAGGGTCCAAACTCTGCACTTACTCAGTTTTTAAAGGAGGAAGGTATTAGTGCTGAAACAATCAGACAAAGATGGATTGATCAACAAGAGGCCTCAGCCAAAGCAGAACCTTTAAAAAATGCTGACAGCAAGGATGATTATAGTGCCGATGCTGGAAAAAGGCTGGAACATTTAGTTGATGAGGACAATGTACACCCTGATTTGGACTCTGGGGAGGATAGCGAAGACAATGATAATGCTTTGGTTAGGACAAATCGTAAGCGCCCCATAACTGATGACagcgatgaagaagaaattaCCCAAACAGAAGGGTCTCCATCCATAGCCCGCCCTTCATTGGAGAAGAGAGGGAATAGAGCGGATCAGAGAgcaaacaacaagaagataTTAGAAGCtcggagaagaaggaaaagaaaggcTGAGGACTTGCTGGATAAGAAGGAGAGCAAAGTTCCAACATTACAAGATTTATGCTTAGAATTAATCACAAACAATATTATATCATGGCAAGATAACTCCCATAACAACAAGGCCAACCCAATCTTTGCCCAACTTAGGGAAAGATTGGGTGGGGTTTCCACCAAAAATTTGGCCTTATTGAGTCAGGCACTTTCTAAGAACAGAGCTTTAAACGACTACACGTTGCaactgttcttgaagacCGATTTGACGGAGCTTACGTTTCATGACTGCTCCAACATCTCCTACGACGGTTATAAAACACTGGCCGTTTTTTCACCACACATTACTTCATTGTCATTACAAATGTGCGGACAGCTGAATAACGAGGCCTTACTCTACATCTGTGAAAAATTGCCGAATCTCCACTCTCTGTACTTAGACGGCCCCTTTTTGATCAACGATGCTACATGGAACGCATTCTTCACGAATATGAAAGGCCGATTACGGGCGTTCCACATTTCAAATACACATAGGTTCACAGATGAAAATCTGGAAAGTTTACTCTCCAACTGTCACAATGAATTAGTCTCTTTGGGGTTATCGAGACTGGATTCAGTTTTCAACTACGCAATGATACCTCAATATTTAGACAACGAGAACTTCCACACGCTCTCCATCCAGTACCCTTacaacgaggaggatgtATCAGATGAGGTGATAGTTAATATTGTGGGACAGGTTGGAAAGAACCTGAAATCGCTAACTCTGAATGGTTGTCTTGACCTTACCGACTCCATGATCATAAACGGACTCGGAGCGTTTGCTTCTGGAGTTGCCGGCGTAAATTCTCTGTTGGAAGTGCTACGAATAGAGGAGCTGGACCAGGTAACGAGCGATGCATTGGTGTATTTCCTGAGCCAAGTGTCGTTGCCCAATCTGAAGGAGCTCAGCCTGAAGAGATGCTTACAGTTGGACGACGCGGCCATCGAGGAGCTTCTTTTAAACGCCGCCAGCAGCTCTTTGCAAAAGATAAGCTTAAACAGCTTGAAAAGTCTGACCAAGTCCGcattgaagaatttgaagtGTCCTAATCTAAAATATCTAGACCTGGGGTTCGTGAGAGCAGTGGATGATGAGATTATCGAACTGTTGGGTGAGCAGAACCCTAATTTGAAGGTGATAGAGGTTTTCGGGGATAACCTGATCACGGCAAACGTCGAACCACGCCCGGGAATCACACTGGTAGGCAGACAGAGCGACAGTATGTAG